The Pedobacter roseus genome contains a region encoding:
- a CDS encoding glycoside hydrolase family 31 protein produces MWKKYLTLLLLLLSFSAFSQSIGDYKGGFKRQGNAISFSTSKGEVKFDLCTAEMFRLRTSWSGAFEKNENLMVINYNWPDVSAKVEEKKDQITITTSRLIVKLNKSPFKIDVFDSKGKLLSAENNGSVTKENTKVGVTKKLQADEHFFGFGERMDFMDRRFKKVTLNVGRGKGLPHAIGAYNILEANYCPVPFFMSTKGYGIFLHNSFATEWDMGASNKTQYSFKAADGELDYYFIYGPTFPAILNSYTSITGKSPMLPQFALGLHAGTYSGGTWGHEEKTSDHYVVELAKKYRELGIPVDLLWLDSTWRLFGEIGGKGATSFEWRETFKDPKSMFDSIYAMNYKMVGLHLRPRFDNAKKLNLLDQAREKGYTYPENGKPGEFVNFFDEKATQWWWDNGVMRVAKLGAKFLKTDEGSAFGALANESEKVGPTGKDAERLHNVFPVAYAKAPFLAFEKFNGFRGLNQTREGYSGIQRYPYIFAGDWPSEWQYFAPVIKAGLNIGLSGVGSWAHCMGGFEHQADPELYIRWVQFGMFSPIALVFGMDHPGYKEPWKYGDDALRNFKKYDLLRYRLFPYLYTSMHQQYETGLPMMRALVLNHQDDENVYEIGDQYLFGDNLMVAPVTTKGAITRSVYLPEGTWFNYWTGEKYEGKSYRHVVAPLDTIPLFIKGGSIIPMQPEMIYSGQKPVDVITLDIFPFGESKYDLYEDDNLSADYKTGNFAITKITSSLTTLGLVLKIAKPAGQFKPGKHKYLAKIHWTGNAKPKLVVENDTKLNPVGNADLLDKNAGWFYDEQQKILWIKSGGDNGRDVSFKIN; encoded by the coding sequence TGCTGTTGTCTTTTTCAGCCTTTTCGCAAAGCATAGGCGATTACAAAGGCGGTTTTAAAAGGCAGGGGAACGCCATTTCATTTTCAACCTCTAAAGGTGAGGTGAAATTCGATTTATGTACCGCCGAAATGTTCAGGTTAAGAACCAGCTGGAGCGGTGCGTTTGAAAAGAATGAAAACCTGATGGTCATCAATTATAATTGGCCAGATGTTTCGGCCAAAGTAGAAGAAAAGAAAGATCAGATTACCATCACCACTTCCAGGTTGATTGTTAAATTAAACAAATCACCGTTTAAAATCGATGTTTTTGACTCAAAAGGAAAGTTATTGAGCGCTGAAAACAATGGATCAGTTACTAAAGAAAATACAAAGGTTGGCGTAACCAAAAAACTGCAGGCCGATGAGCATTTCTTCGGTTTTGGAGAGCGCATGGATTTTATGGACCGCCGCTTCAAAAAAGTAACCTTAAACGTTGGTCGTGGCAAAGGTTTGCCGCATGCCATTGGTGCCTACAATATTTTAGAAGCCAACTATTGTCCCGTTCCATTTTTTATGAGCACCAAAGGTTATGGCATTTTCCTGCATAATTCTTTTGCCACGGAGTGGGATATGGGTGCATCAAACAAAACACAATACAGCTTTAAAGCCGCAGATGGTGAACTGGATTATTATTTCATTTACGGACCAACCTTTCCGGCAATTTTAAACTCTTATACTTCGATAACAGGTAAATCTCCGATGTTACCACAGTTTGCATTAGGTCTTCATGCGGGTACCTACAGTGGCGGTACATGGGGGCACGAAGAAAAAACTTCAGACCATTATGTAGTCGAACTGGCCAAAAAATACAGAGAACTCGGCATTCCTGTCGATTTACTTTGGCTCGATTCTACCTGGCGTTTATTTGGAGAAATTGGAGGTAAAGGAGCAACCTCTTTTGAGTGGAGAGAGACTTTTAAAGACCCCAAAAGTATGTTCGATAGCATTTACGCCATGAACTATAAAATGGTAGGTCTGCACCTCCGCCCAAGGTTTGATAATGCCAAAAAATTAAATTTATTGGATCAGGCCCGGGAAAAAGGTTATACCTATCCCGAAAATGGAAAACCTGGCGAATTTGTAAACTTCTTTGATGAAAAAGCAACCCAGTGGTGGTGGGATAACGGCGTAATGCGTGTAGCTAAATTAGGGGCTAAATTTCTAAAAACCGACGAGGGAAGTGCTTTCGGCGCATTAGCAAACGAAAGCGAAAAAGTGGGCCCAACAGGTAAAGATGCAGAGCGTTTGCATAATGTTTTTCCGGTGGCCTATGCCAAAGCACCTTTTTTAGCATTCGAAAAGTTTAATGGTTTTAGAGGTTTAAACCAAACGCGTGAGGGTTACTCAGGCATACAACGTTACCCTTACATTTTTGCAGGCGACTGGCCGAGCGAATGGCAATATTTTGCTCCTGTAATTAAAGCAGGTTTAAATATCGGCCTCTCTGGGGTAGGTTCCTGGGCGCATTGCATGGGTGGTTTCGAGCATCAGGCCGATCCCGAATTGTACATCCGTTGGGTACAGTTTGGCATGTTCAGTCCCATTGCTTTGGTTTTTGGAATGGATCACCCAGGCTACAAAGAACCCTGGAAATATGGCGATGATGCATTAAGGAACTTCAAAAAATACGACCTTTTACGCTACAGGCTTTTCCCATATTTATACACCAGTATGCACCAGCAATATGAAACGGGTTTACCCATGATGCGTGCCTTGGTTTTGAATCATCAGGATGATGAAAATGTGTACGAAATTGGCGATCAGTATCTGTTTGGCGATAATTTAATGGTGGCGCCGGTTACAACAAAAGGTGCCATTACCCGTTCGGTTTACTTGCCTGAAGGCACCTGGTTTAACTACTGGACGGGCGAAAAGTATGAAGGCAAAAGTTACCGCCATGTGGTGGCCCCGTTAGATACCATTCCATTATTTATAAAAGGAGGAAGTATTATTCCGATGCAACCCGAAATGATTTATAGTGGCCAAAAACCGGTTGATGTCATTACCCTGGATATTTTCCCTTTTGGCGAATCTAAATATGACCTTTACGAAGATGATAATTTAAGTGCTGATTATAAAACAGGGAATTTTGCGATCACTAAAATTACTTCATCCTTAACAACTTTAGGTTTGGTTTTAAAAATAGCAAAGCCAGCCGGACAATTTAAGCCAGGCAAGCACAAGTATCTGGCAAAAATCCATTGGACGGGTAATGCAAAACCAAAATTGGTGGTAGAAAATGATACGAAACTTAACCCCGTTGGCAATGCCGATCTGTTGGATAAAAATGCAGGTTGGTTTTACGATGAGCAGCAAAAAATACTTTGGATAAAATCAGGAGGGGATAATGGTAGGGATGTTAGTTTCAAAATTAATTAG